A portion of the Celeribacter baekdonensis genome contains these proteins:
- a CDS encoding adenosine kinase: MTKTYQVVGIGNAIVDVISQADDSFLELMGIEKGIMQLVERERGEMLYGSMENRVQTPGGSVANTLAGLGMLGLKTGFIGRVHDDALGRFYASEMVADGTAFVNAPVPGGELPTSRSMIFVSPDGERSMNTYLGISSEISEADVTEAAAGDTDIMFLEGYLYDKPKGKYAFDQAAKLTKAAGGKVGISLSDPFCVDRHRADFRTFVKEMDFVIGNEHEWESLYQTDLSAALELAAAECGLVVCSRGGSDVVLVRGDEEAVVPVKRVQPVDTTGAGDQFAAGFLYGYATGQSLATCGRMGCVAAAEVISHIGPRPEADLKALFQNEGLI, translated from the coding sequence TTGACTAAAACCTATCAGGTTGTCGGCATCGGCAACGCCATCGTCGATGTGATCAGCCAGGCCGACGACAGTTTCCTTGAGCTTATGGGAATCGAAAAAGGCATCATGCAGCTTGTCGAACGTGAGCGCGGCGAGATGCTCTATGGCTCCATGGAAAACCGGGTCCAAACGCCGGGCGGCTCGGTCGCCAACACTCTGGCGGGGCTGGGGATGTTAGGTCTGAAAACCGGATTTATCGGGCGCGTGCATGATGACGCTTTGGGGCGGTTTTATGCCTCCGAAATGGTGGCCGATGGCACCGCCTTTGTGAATGCGCCTGTGCCGGGTGGCGAATTGCCGACCTCGCGGTCGATGATCTTCGTTTCCCCCGATGGCGAACGCTCGATGAACACTTATTTGGGGATTTCTTCTGAAATTTCTGAGGCCGATGTGACCGAAGCCGCCGCAGGCGATACAGATATCATGTTTCTTGAGGGCTACCTCTACGACAAACCCAAGGGCAAATACGCCTTTGACCAAGCCGCCAAACTGACCAAGGCGGCGGGCGGCAAGGTTGGGATTTCATTGTCTGACCCGTTCTGCGTTGACCGCCACCGTGCCGATTTCCGCACCTTTGTCAAAGAGATGGATTTCGTCATCGGCAACGAACACGAATGGGAAAGCCTGTACCAAACCGACCTGTCTGCGGCTTTGGAGCTGGCCGCCGCGGAATGTGGCCTTGTGGTTTGTTCGCGTGGCGGCTCTGACGTGGTGCTGGTGCGGGGCGATGAAGAGGCTGTGGTCCCGGTCAAACGCGTGCAACCCGTGGATACCACCGGGGCGGGTGACCAATTTGCGGCGGGCTTTCTTTATGGCTACGCCACCGGACAAAGCCTTGCAACCTGTGGCCGGATGGGCTGTGTGGCCGCCGCAGAAGTGATTTCGCACATTGGCCCGCGCCCGGAGGCGGACCTCAAGGCCTTGTTTCAAAACGAGGGGCTGATCTAA
- the polA gene encoding DNA polymerase I: MTFGKGSHLHLIDGSAFIFRAYHALPPLTRKSDGLPVGAVAGFCNMLYRYIEANTGSDAPTHAAVIFDYSGKTFRNDLYPAYKANRPPAPEELVPQFPLTREATRAFNVSCIEIEGFEADDIIGTLSCQAREAGARVTIISSDKDLMQLVGGGVEMLDPMKNKRIDREGVEEKFGVGPERVVDVQALAGDSVDNVPGAPGIGIKTAALLINEYGDLETLLARAEEIKQPKRRQALIDNVDQIRVSRDLVKLDCDMELDFSLDSLEVQEPKLDDLVAFLVQMEFRTIVKRVTERFGVDAPAIPDAPNSSASSEAPATPKALPFDTETYEKVSSMGALERWIDAIYARGYVAVDTETTSLDEMQAELVGISLCVEPGTACYIPLGHTIGEDDLFGGSNLVDGQLSKSMVLDALKPVLEDDSILKIGQNMKYDAKIFARNGVTVTPYDDTMLMSYALHAGLHNHGMDALSERYLNHVPIPTKELLGSGKSMITFDKVEINKAVAYAAEDADVTLRLWQVFKSKLHAEQVTTVYETLERPLSPVLAQMEMAGVMVDRDVLSRMSNAFAQKMAGLEAEIHELAGENFNVGSPKQLGEILFDKMSLPGGKKGKTGAYATGVDILEDLASEGHDLPARVLDWRQLSKLKSTYTDALQRFINPETGRVHTSYVQTGAVTGRLSSTDPNLQNIPVRSDEGRRIREAFIAPKGRKLISLDYSQIELRILAHVAGIDSLKQAFRDGLDIHAMTASEMFGVPIEGMDPMVRRQAKAINFGVIYGISGFGLARNLRIPRSEAQGFIDRYFERFPGIRAYMDDTVAFAKDLLYVQTLFGRKIHTPEIATKGPQAGFAKRAAINAPIQGAAADIIRRAMVRMPDAIRNLPATMLLQVHDELIFEVDEEACDQVVEVVKDVMENAAGPAVKLDVPIEVDAGIGNNWAEAH, from the coding sequence ATGACATTCGGTAAAGGCAGCCATCTTCACCTCATTGACGGCTCTGCCTTCATATTCAGAGCCTATCACGCGTTGCCACCGCTGACGCGCAAATCCGATGGGCTTCCCGTCGGAGCCGTCGCCGGGTTCTGCAATATGCTTTACCGCTATATCGAGGCCAACACTGGCAGTGATGCGCCCACCCATGCCGCTGTTATCTTTGACTATTCCGGAAAAACCTTCCGCAACGATCTGTACCCGGCCTATAAGGCCAACCGCCCGCCTGCCCCCGAAGAACTGGTGCCGCAATTCCCGCTGACCCGCGAGGCCACCCGCGCGTTTAACGTGTCTTGTATCGAAATCGAGGGCTTTGAAGCCGACGACATCATCGGCACCCTGTCCTGTCAGGCGCGCGAGGCGGGCGCGCGAGTCACGATCATTTCGTCAGATAAGGATCTGATGCAATTGGTCGGTGGTGGGGTTGAGATGCTCGACCCGATGAAAAACAAACGCATTGACCGTGAAGGCGTCGAAGAGAAATTCGGCGTCGGTCCCGAGCGGGTTGTCGATGTGCAGGCACTGGCCGGGGATTCGGTCGACAACGTGCCCGGCGCGCCGGGAATCGGGATCAAAACGGCTGCCCTTTTGATCAATGAATATGGCGACCTTGAAACGCTTTTGGCGCGGGCGGAAGAGATCAAACAACCCAAACGACGTCAGGCCTTGATCGACAATGTTGACCAAATCCGTGTCTCGCGCGACTTGGTCAAACTCGATTGCGACATGGAGTTGGATTTCTCCCTCGACAGTCTCGAAGTCCAAGAGCCCAAGCTTGACGATCTGGTCGCCTTTCTCGTCCAAATGGAGTTCCGCACCATTGTCAAACGCGTGACCGAACGCTTTGGCGTCGATGCCCCGGCGATCCCGGATGCCCCAAATTCCAGCGCCAGTTCAGAGGCCCCAGCCACGCCAAAAGCCCTGCCGTTTGACACCGAAACCTATGAAAAAGTCTCAAGCATGGGGGCGCTTGAGCGTTGGATCGACGCGATTTATGCCCGTGGTTATGTTGCGGTCGACACGGAAACCACCAGCCTGGATGAAATGCAAGCCGAGCTTGTCGGCATCTCACTGTGCGTCGAACCAGGCACTGCCTGTTACATCCCCCTGGGTCATACGATTGGCGAAGATGACCTGTTTGGCGGCTCGAATCTTGTCGATGGGCAATTGTCCAAATCTATGGTTCTGGACGCATTAAAGCCGGTTCTGGAGGACGACAGCATCCTCAAAATCGGCCAAAACATGAAATATGATGCCAAGATTTTCGCGCGCAACGGCGTGACCGTCACGCCCTATGATGACACCATGTTGATGTCCTATGCGCTGCACGCCGGGCTGCACAATCACGGCATGGATGCCCTCTCCGAGCGCTATCTCAACCACGTCCCGATCCCCACCAAAGAGCTTTTGGGCAGCGGCAAATCCATGATCACCTTTGACAAGGTCGAGATCAACAAAGCCGTCGCCTATGCCGCCGAAGATGCCGATGTCACCCTGCGCCTGTGGCAGGTGTTCAAATCGAAGCTCCACGCCGAACAGGTCACCACCGTCTACGAGACCTTAGAGCGCCCGCTGTCGCCGGTTTTGGCGCAGATGGAAATGGCCGGAGTGATGGTCGATCGCGATGTGCTCTCGCGCATGTCCAACGCGTTCGCGCAAAAAATGGCCGGGCTTGAGGCCGAAATTCACGAGCTGGCAGGTGAAAATTTCAACGTCGGTTCGCCCAAACAGTTGGGCGAAATCCTATTCGATAAAATGTCCCTGCCGGGCGGGAAAAAGGGCAAAACCGGAGCCTATGCCACGGGTGTGGACATCCTCGAAGACCTCGCATCCGAAGGCCATGACCTGCCCGCCCGCGTGCTCGATTGGCGGCAATTGTCCAAGTTGAAATCAACCTACACCGACGCATTGCAACGGTTCATCAACCCCGAAACCGGCCGTGTTCACACCTCTTATGTGCAAACCGGCGCGGTCACCGGGCGCTTGTCCTCGACGGATCCGAACCTGCAAAACATCCCGGTGCGATCTGACGAAGGCCGCCGTATCCGCGAGGCCTTTATTGCCCCAAAAGGCCGCAAACTGATCTCGCTCGATTACTCTCAGATTGAATTGCGCATTCTCGCCCATGTTGCCGGGATCGACAGTTTGAAACAGGCGTTTCGCGACGGGTTGGACATTCACGCCATGACCGCAAGCGAGATGTTCGGCGTGCCGATTGAGGGCATGGACCCAATGGTCCGCCGCCAAGCCAAAGCGATCAATTTCGGCGTGATTTATGGCATTTCGGGCTTTGGACTTGCACGAAACCTGCGCATTCCGCGCAGTGAAGCACAGGGCTTTATTGACCGATACTTCGAACGCTTCCCCGGCATTCGCGCCTATATGGACGATACCGTGGCCTTTGCCAAAGACCTCCTCTATGTCCAAACCCTGTTTGGGCGCAAAATCCACACGCCCGAAATTGCCACCAAAGGACCGCAAGCCGGGTTTGCCAAACGCGCCGCGATCAACGCTCCGATCCAAGGTGCCGCCGCCGACATCATTCGCCGTGCCATGGTGCGGATGCCTGATGCGATCCGCAATCTGCCCGCCACGATGTTATTGCAAGTCCACGATGAATTGATTTTCGAGGTCGACGAAGAGGCCTGTGATCAGGTGGTCGAGGTGGTCAAAGACGTGATGGAAAATGCCGCCGGACCGGCCGTCAAACTCGATGTCCCAATTGAGGTGGACGCCGGTATTGGCAACAATTGGGCCGAAGCGCACTGA
- a CDS encoding globin domain-containing protein, with protein sequence MLTVKQISLVRNDFRRLASVRPEMFKRFYDRLFEIAPDTRDRYSADLTEEAIRVNGLLEIAFLSLDHPQAMFATLHTLGRDFSGFGIWEKKSDLVVELLVELFTEFGGEDWGAELELAWHSVLIFIAQGMKEGVTSNGAAA encoded by the coding sequence GTGCTGACTGTGAAACAAATCTCTTTGGTCCGTAACGACTTCCGGCGCCTCGCGTCGGTGCGGCCTGAGATGTTCAAACGCTTTTATGATCGGCTTTTCGAAATCGCGCCTGACACGCGCGATCGATATTCGGCGGACCTGACCGAGGAAGCCATTCGTGTGAATGGTCTTCTCGAAATTGCCTTTCTCTCCCTTGATCATCCTCAGGCGATGTTTGCCACATTGCACACCTTGGGCCGGGATTTTTCCGGCTTTGGGATCTGGGAGAAAAAATCGGACTTGGTCGTCGAGTTGCTCGTTGAATTGTTCACTGAATTCGGAGGCGAGGACTGGGGTGCGGAGCTTGAATTGGCATGGCATAGCGTGCTGATCTTTATTGCCCAAGGCATGAAAGAAGGGGTCACCTCCAACGGGGCAGCCGCCTGA
- a CDS encoding ABC transporter ATP-binding protein — MTDAIEIEALRKTYKGSKGQAPKEALKGIDLTIPRGSIFGLLGPNGAGKSTMINILAGLVIKSSGKVKIWGFDQDVNPRQSRAAIGVMPQELNLDPFFTPRGALEVQAGLYGVPKKDRRSDEILDLIGLTDKADAYARTLSGGMRRRLLLGKALVHNPQILVLDEPTAGVDIELRQMLWTNVRRLNEERGMTIILTTHYLEEAQEMCDEIAIINHGELIKRDTTKNLLGLMDAKTLLIEPKGEAPAQFDLPEGVRMERKKDGTFVFDYSRGKTSANAILDAVKAAGIVIEDVRTMEPDLEDVFVELTSGR; from the coding sequence ATGACCGATGCGATTGAGATCGAGGCTCTGCGTAAGACCTATAAGGGCAGCAAGGGCCAAGCGCCAAAAGAGGCGCTCAAGGGCATTGATTTGACCATCCCGCGCGGCTCTATTTTTGGCCTTTTGGGGCCGAATGGTGCGGGCAAATCGACGATGATCAATATCCTCGCCGGGCTGGTGATCAAATCCTCGGGCAAGGTCAAAATCTGGGGCTTTGATCAGGATGTGAATCCACGGCAATCGCGCGCAGCCATCGGCGTGATGCCGCAGGAGTTGAACCTTGATCCGTTCTTCACTCCGCGCGGTGCATTGGAGGTTCAGGCCGGGTTATATGGCGTGCCGAAAAAAGACCGGCGTTCGGATGAAATCCTTGATTTAATTGGCTTAACAGACAAGGCGGACGCCTATGCGCGCACGCTGTCCGGGGGGATGCGTCGGCGGCTTTTGCTGGGCAAAGCTTTGGTGCACAATCCGCAAATTCTGGTGTTGGACGAACCGACCGCAGGTGTGGATATTGAGCTGCGTCAGATGCTTTGGACCAATGTGCGTCGCCTCAATGAGGAGCGTGGCATGACCATCATTTTAACCACGCATTACCTCGAAGAAGCACAGGAAATGTGTGACGAAATCGCTATCATCAACCACGGGGAATTGATCAAACGCGACACGACCAAAAACCTGTTGGGGCTGATGGATGCCAAGACGCTTTTGATCGAACCGAAAGGCGAGGCGCCAGCGCAGTTTGACCTGCCAGAAGGCGTGCGGATGGAGCGCAAAAAGGACGGCACGTTTGTGTTTGATTATTCACGCGGCAAAACCTCGGCCAATGCCATTTTGGATGCGGTGAAAGCGGCGGGGATTGTGATCGAAGATGTGCGCACGATGGAACCCGATCTTGAGGATGTGTTCGTGGAACTGACGTCTGGCAGATAA
- a CDS encoding HIT domain-containing protein, with protein sequence MPYAYDDQNIFAKILRQEIPVSPIFESDHTLAFPDISPQKATHVLVIPKGPYRCFDHFVQAASDAEQLDFFKSVAQIAKQVGVSEAFGGNGYRLITNSGADSHQEVPHFHIHLLGGEPIGPLTSR encoded by the coding sequence ATGCCCTACGCTTATGACGACCAGAATATTTTCGCCAAAATCCTGCGCCAAGAAATCCCGGTCAGCCCGATTTTTGAAAGCGACCATACGCTGGCGTTCCCCGATATTTCACCGCAAAAAGCGACGCATGTGTTGGTGATCCCCAAAGGGCCGTATCGGTGCTTTGATCATTTTGTACAGGCGGCCTCAGACGCGGAGCAGCTCGATTTTTTCAAATCGGTGGCGCAAATCGCCAAACAGGTTGGTGTGTCAGAGGCTTTTGGTGGCAATGGCTATCGGTTGATCACCAACTCCGGCGCAGATTCGCATCAGGAAGTGCCGCATTTTCACATCCACCTTTTGGGCGGCGAACCCATCGGCCCACTGACCAGCCGCTGA
- a CDS encoding DUF5928 domain-containing protein, producing the protein MARIAFILLCHKDPEAIIDQARRLTRTGDYISIHFDARGGKETFEAIKDGLKDNPNVAFATKRIKCGWGEWSLVQATLYALEAAEASFPRATHFYMLSGDCMSVKTAEYMHDFLDRNDMDYIESFDFFSSDWIKTGIKEERLIYRHFFNERTQKKLFYQSFWWQRRLGLERKIPDDLQVMIGSQWWCLRRRTVEWILDFTKKRKDVMRFFRTTWIPDETFFQTLVPHLVPENEIQTRTLTFLMFTDYGMPVVFYNDHYDLLISQDYLFARKISPEAKELKKRLGDLFAAKGVQFQISNEGRSLFEFLTGRGRDGRRFSQRFWETESSLGRDRELLMIVCKKWHVAKRLVSQIKAKTDIPCLEYLFSEENTPLPDLGGIEKSLEKRTRHRRAWVRMLLDYFETDRMVVCIDPAGLDLIRDFYNDRSGTRLLEIECEFSDEYLTGHAKRTGLAGDQTPEDALERLLPTIRADINHEGDRIRDAEFENYGRISQSKPPEENARPLARFLDISEDDAREIVSMHYLFSD; encoded by the coding sequence ATGGCACGAATTGCATTCATTCTCCTGTGCCACAAGGACCCTGAGGCCATCATTGATCAGGCGCGTCGCCTGACGCGCACCGGAGATTACATCTCCATTCACTTCGATGCACGCGGCGGAAAAGAGACCTTTGAGGCGATCAAAGACGGCCTGAAAGACAATCCGAATGTCGCCTTTGCGACCAAGCGGATCAAATGCGGCTGGGGCGAATGGAGCCTTGTGCAAGCCACGCTTTACGCCCTTGAAGCGGCGGAGGCGTCCTTTCCGCGCGCAACCCATTTTTACATGCTTTCGGGAGACTGCATGTCGGTCAAAACCGCCGAATACATGCATGATTTTCTTGACCGCAATGATATGGACTATATCGAAAGCTTCGATTTCTTTAGCTCCGATTGGATCAAGACCGGCATCAAAGAAGAGCGGCTGATTTATCGCCATTTCTTCAATGAACGCACCCAGAAGAAATTGTTTTATCAAAGTTTCTGGTGGCAACGCCGGCTTGGCCTTGAACGCAAAATCCCCGACGATCTCCAGGTTATGATCGGGTCACAGTGGTGGTGTTTGCGTCGTCGCACGGTTGAGTGGATTTTGGATTTCACCAAAAAGCGGAAAGATGTCATGCGGTTTTTCCGCACGACCTGGATCCCGGACGAAACCTTTTTCCAAACCCTCGTGCCGCATCTTGTACCGGAAAACGAAATCCAAACCCGCACGCTGACCTTTTTGATGTTCACCGACTACGGCATGCCGGTGGTGTTCTATAATGACCACTATGATTTGCTGATTTCTCAGGACTATCTGTTCGCGCGCAAAATTTCGCCAGAGGCGAAAGAGTTAAAGAAACGATTGGGTGATTTGTTTGCAGCCAAAGGGGTTCAGTTTCAAATCTCAAACGAAGGGCGGTCCCTGTTTGAATTTTTGACTGGACGCGGTCGCGATGGGCGACGTTTTTCACAACGTTTCTGGGAAACCGAAAGCTCGCTGGGCCGTGACCGCGAACTTTTGATGATTGTTTGCAAAAAATGGCACGTCGCCAAACGGCTCGTCTCGCAGATCAAGGCAAAGACGGATATTCCCTGCCTCGAATATCTGTTCAGCGAAGAAAATACGCCGCTGCCGGATTTGGGTGGCATTGAGAAGAGTTTGGAAAAACGCACCCGGCACAGGCGCGCGTGGGTGCGGATGCTTTTGGATTATTTCGAAACCGACCGTATGGTCGTCTGTATTGATCCCGCCGGTCTCGACCTCATTCGCGATTTTTATAACGACCGATCTGGCACGCGGCTGTTGGAAATCGAATGTGAGTTTAGTGACGAATATCTGACCGGCCATGCCAAACGCACCGGGCTTGCGGGCGATCAGACGCCCGAGGACGCTTTGGAGCGGCTGTTGCCGACGATCCGCGCCGACATCAACCACGAAGGCGACCGCATTCGCGACGCGGAATTCGAGAATTACGGTCGGATTTCCCAATCCAAACCCCCAGAGGAAAACGCCCGGCCGCTTGCACGTTTCCTCGACATCTCCGAAGATGATGCGCGCGAGATCGTCTCGATGCATTATCTATTTTCCGACTGA
- a CDS encoding sulfotransferase family protein — protein sequence MGFPGTWMTESESVVYRVVPKCACSTIGQIMFYSDHGEFFDGDIHDSKDRMHKWAQEGSQQLIEANVQAHKSYAFTCVRNPYTRVLSSFFDKVCGIQRNGKRYRGNLVPQLIQKYGIEVGGDDGKDEFDQIASFRRFLLFVRDTIRWRRPMDPDIHWSAMAGHVSTFIVNGGSYDKIFFTEKFNEGMQDVLDHIETRHTVDLASIPRFNESEGHGPKRLHPVEDYFDDLSMHLMWEIYKKDFQLFQYDFENPGNKMPKGEVDLDEVHAKLGD from the coding sequence ATGGGCTTTCCCGGAACTTGGATGACAGAAAGCGAAAGTGTCGTATATCGCGTCGTCCCCAAATGCGCGTGTTCGACCATCGGACAGATTATGTTCTACTCCGATCATGGCGAGTTTTTTGATGGCGACATCCATGACAGCAAAGATCGGATGCACAAATGGGCCCAAGAGGGCAGCCAGCAGTTGATCGAAGCCAATGTGCAGGCTCACAAATCCTACGCCTTCACCTGTGTGCGCAATCCCTACACCCGCGTGCTGTCGTCATTTTTTGACAAGGTCTGCGGCATTCAGCGCAATGGAAAACGCTATCGTGGCAACCTTGTGCCGCAGCTGATCCAAAAATACGGCATCGAAGTTGGCGGCGACGATGGCAAAGACGAGTTCGATCAAATCGCCTCGTTTCGCCGGTTCCTTTTGTTTGTGCGCGATACCATCCGTTGGCGCCGCCCGATGGACCCGGACATTCACTGGTCCGCGATGGCGGGGCATGTGTCGACGTTCATCGTCAATGGCGGCAGCTATGATAAGATTTTCTTTACCGAGAAATTCAACGAAGGCATGCAGGATGTGCTTGATCACATCGAGACCCGGCATACGGTCGATTTGGCCTCGATCCCGCGGTTCAACGAATCTGAGGGCCATGGTCCAAAGCGGCTGCATCCGGTCGAGGATTATTTTGACGATCTCTCGATGCATTTGATGTGGGAAATCTACAAAAAAGATTTCCAGCTGTTCCAATACGACTTTGAAAACCCTGGCAATAAAATGCCGAAAGGTGAGGTCGATTTGGACGAGGTGCACGCCAAGCTCGGCGATTAA
- a CDS encoding TetR/AcrR family transcriptional regulator: MTDATPPLSPRKTPRQARSKATVHAILEAAARILETQGVDAVTTNAVADRAGVSVGSLYQYFPSKEAIFAELIRQMRSEMRDDIFRAIDFVADKSLEFAMARLVRAVIHHHVHRALRADALEHLEAQLPPDPDSMAMARQTRTRLALFLAQHDVPTPDQAAGDILHLIIGIAHPALHGGETEFDALARRIDPAVLGYLGANVTYS, encoded by the coding sequence ATGACCGACGCCACACCACCGCTTTCGCCCCGCAAAACACCGCGACAAGCACGCTCCAAAGCGACAGTTCACGCGATCCTTGAGGCGGCGGCTCGCATTTTGGAAACCCAAGGGGTGGACGCGGTGACCACAAATGCGGTGGCAGATCGCGCGGGCGTATCTGTTGGGTCGCTCTATCAATACTTTCCCTCAAAAGAGGCGATTTTTGCCGAGTTGATCCGGCAAATGCGTTCAGAGATGCGCGACGACATCTTTCGGGCCATAGATTTTGTGGCTGATAAGAGCCTTGAGTTTGCCATGGCGCGACTGGTGCGGGCGGTGATCCACCATCATGTGCATCGCGCACTGCGGGCAGACGCCCTTGAACATTTAGAGGCGCAATTGCCACCCGACCCGGACAGTATGGCCATGGCGCGCCAAACCCGCACCCGTTTGGCGCTGTTTTTGGCTCAGCATGACGTGCCGACGCCAGACCAAGCAGCAGGAGATATTCTGCACCTCATCATCGGCATAGCACATCCAGCACTTCACGGCGGGGAGACCGAGTTTGACGCCTTGGCACGGCGGATTGATCCGGCGGTTTTGGGGTATTTAGGGGCGAATGTGACATATTCTTAA
- a CDS encoding cation diffusion facilitator family transporter gives MPHDHHRHAAHAHHHHHIDPDAGDARMAAAIGVNLLLTVAQIIGGVISGSMALIADAIHNLSDAVSLVIAFGARKLARRPRDGAMTFGYGRAEVVAAMINYITLMVISIYLFSEGVARFWNPPEIEGWIVIIIAGIALVIDLITAALTYSMSKNSLNIRAAFLHNLADAGTSVAVIFGGTVILIYDWRLIDPILTVAISLYILWHAFLEIRPVIRILMLGAPDGTRAGDVAAAMSEVDGVEDVHHLHLWQIDEHRSSVEAHVVLNGESHVVLTQVKTLLKERFSITHSTLEVEAPGQGCVPGSEVS, from the coding sequence ATGCCCCATGATCATCACCGCCACGCCGCCCACGCTCATCACCACCACCACATCGACCCCGATGCAGGGGATGCGCGGATGGCGGCGGCCATCGGGGTCAATTTGTTGTTGACCGTGGCCCAGATCATCGGCGGGGTGATTTCCGGCTCGATGGCGCTGATTGCCGATGCGATTCACAATCTCTCAGACGCGGTGTCTTTGGTCATCGCCTTTGGCGCGCGTAAATTGGCGCGGCGTCCGCGCGACGGCGCTATGACCTTTGGCTATGGCCGCGCCGAAGTGGTTGCGGCGATGATCAATTACATCACGCTCATGGTCATCTCTATCTACCTCTTTTCGGAAGGCGTGGCGCGGTTTTGGAACCCGCCGGAGATCGAAGGCTGGATTGTCATCATCATCGCCGGGATCGCGCTGGTCATTGATCTGATCACTGCTGCGCTGACCTATTCCATGTCGAAAAACAGCCTCAACATTCGCGCCGCGTTTTTACACAATCTCGCCGATGCCGGCACCTCGGTGGCGGTGATTTTTGGCGGGACGGTGATCCTGATTTACGATTGGCGTTTGATTGACCCAATCCTGACCGTGGCCATTTCGCTTTATATTCTCTGGCATGCCTTTTTGGAAATCCGTCCGGTCATTCGCATTCTCATGCTCGGCGCGCCGGATGGCACGCGGGCAGGCGACGTGGCCGCCGCGATGAGCGAGGTCGACGGCGTTGAGGACGTCCATCATCTGCATCTGTGGCAGATCGACGAACATCGCAGCTCAGTTGAGGCGCATGTGGTGCTCAATGGTGAGAGCCATGTGGTGCTGACACAGGTGAAAACCCTGTTGAAGGAGCGGTTTTCCATCACCCATTCCACGCTTGAAGTCGAAGCTCCGGGGCAGGGCTGTGTGCCCGGATCAGAGGTCTCTTAG
- a CDS encoding hydroxypyruvate isomerase family protein → MPKFAANLSFLFKEYPFLERFAEAKACGFEAVEVLFPYDEPASEVAKRMADLNLKMVLINTPPPNYTGGERGFAAVPGLEDRFRKDFKRALRYAQFLGAEHMHIMAGKAKGLVALETFKKNLAWAAAEAPSMSLTIEPINPGDMPGYFLDDFDLAIEILESVAELNLGLQFDAYHAQIITGDAMLAWDKYAPYVRHIQIAGPPDRHEPIKGLVDYPAFFRAVDESGYRGWVSAEYIPKKRTEEGLDWFRQAK, encoded by the coding sequence ATGCCAAAATTTGCCGCCAACCTGTCATTTCTGTTTAAGGAATATCCGTTTTTGGAACGGTTTGCCGAGGCAAAGGCCTGTGGCTTTGAGGCGGTTGAGGTGTTGTTTCCCTATGATGAACCCGCCTCCGAGGTGGCCAAACGCATGGCCGATCTGAACCTCAAGATGGTGCTGATCAACACGCCGCCGCCGAATTACACCGGCGGCGAGCGCGGATTTGCCGCCGTGCCGGGGCTTGAGGATCGGTTCCGCAAAGATTTCAAACGCGCGCTCAGATATGCACAATTCTTAGGGGCCGAGCACATGCACATCATGGCCGGAAAGGCCAAAGGCTTGGTCGCGCTTGAGACCTTTAAAAAGAACCTCGCCTGGGCGGCAGCCGAAGCTCCGAGCATGAGCCTGACGATCGAACCGATCAATCCGGGCGACATGCCGGGGTATTTCTTGGATGATTTCGATCTGGCGATTGAGATTTTGGAGAGCGTCGCGGAACTGAACCTTGGGCTACAATTTGACGCCTATCATGCGCAAATCATCACCGGCGACGCCATGCTCGCCTGGGACAAATACGCCCCCTATGTGCGCCACATCCAAATCGCCGGACCACCCGATCGGCACGAACCCATCAAGGGTCTGGTCGATTATCCGGCGTTTTTCCGCGCCGTGGATGAGAGTGGCTATCGGGGCTGGGTCTCCGCCGAATATATCCCGAAAAAGCGCACCGAAGAGGGTTTGGATTGGTTTCGTCAGGCCAAATAG